In a genomic window of Polyodon spathula isolate WHYD16114869_AA chromosome 21, ASM1765450v1, whole genome shotgun sequence:
- the LOC121296151 gene encoding serine/threonine-protein kinase LMTK1-like isoform X4 yields the protein MLACLCCKKGDIGFKEFENTEGEEYQAEFSTLASSTSQTGPEVYVLPLTEVSLPVSKQPGRSVQLLKSTDLGRHSLLYLKEIGHGWFGKVLLGEVNASLSTTQVVVKELKASASVQDQMQFLEEVQPYRSLQHPHVLQCLAQCTEVTPYLLVMEFCPLGDLKGYLRSCRAADSMTPDPLTLQRMACEIASGLLHLHKCNFVHSDLALRNCLLTAEVTVKIGDYGLSHNKYKDDYFVTVDQVWLPLRWIAPELIDEVHGNLLVVDQTKPSNIWSLGVTIWELFELGNQPYRHYSDRQVLTYAVKEQQLKLPKPLLKLPFSERWYEVLQFCWLQPDQRPTAEEVHLLLSYLCAKGASEAEEDFEKRWNSLRPNSGNSSTHSASASVAKQPPSSSSSFPLLEHFSGGDGFHSEAGDDILTVTETSRGLNFEYKWDQARPEQHYPSSSSSGTLGHSQYQDIYYAPGGRVSGSSCSGGLSLGVSPSYYDSKPSGLHTPGIVPMLSAHSPSVSNEYYIRMEEPSECNIDLDYTMCSYSPELGGSNGSFIGGGGGSGDCDNCPSEAQPNSYWLEEACKASAYDSDTSPAISLTMEPLLGQMSTASPVEPWESEQYYSYKVQEKEQGYYYDQSSLDGADHYLLEDSSENHRESWGSRSLRQALGELEDPLGVSPSLGGPQQLYRDPYIEGSRPALSKRSAGECYYDMTGSLRKNVPGSNMVCVDMEEEDSGLFIGRRDSDLEEVDMFVEKEALVQANHWTSNSSANNNSLSKRSGNNIQDGYANFNFTMPSAGFEESWRVFKSKENLTYPASQSFPYLEAATCTEGGRIPLTNEHKLFPSSECNSYTYPCHEEEERMSPPEEHNTYQEHGFVDPLLGSVVRSYSLNDYIKQKQTVGLKKENGESSPSTTLGGAVSSNVVPETELNPDLVSLGKAGTPVDKTEQSMNTVVGRKSSEKEEENEDCCLSELKHPAQNSMRSVQSEGLTPEMAQSTQSELDSETSRTAESGMDKGCSSISLVEIDDCSDDDITDVTSGVFTNFPMDYVGDAPPAVKSLQKQAGTPDSIESLDLPSTSSFCESFSPSTFHPSSQPKAIDSGYDTENYESPEFVLKEPHDSRDPEGFVQPLEKPSVSEVPGLEETETEVGAEVCPGVPLSTSHSTELGGLNEKNPYRDSAYFSDYDAENEKYSRDEGDKFPEKLDDDIIVPEPGKEGPIADPASLKVEEKEPQQQKQQQENHVDEKDQLQNDNSGRQFDEQNQRQDIEDGGEILATPEVLEAEFATAHSTPTPSSLTPPEIEDEGLELEPELCRDEQYSEICTSSIPEEAAQPEHPGIPDEVQEPGSLEGPLVETSGSAMGGGASKNKTETSDCREEGDGGEPAEDTTSTGIPIADDSPQQPHSNCPDVESRGKEDPGEASECQMGRVSLADGEEADEEDRDSEDSEESDEELRCYNIQEQSEESEEELPAVSIVVSDSSEAHNLRSLLKMPSLLSQSFCEELDRKKKAVSFFDDVTVYLFDQESPTRELGDHSFPQGEESSGQSSETGETRPQERVRTSDDSSDGNVSEESGGFEWDDDFPLMPVSSSPMSSLGPSPMNPPVAPSLSPIAPESKQGPAVQYSRFTVSPSSVSRFSITHVSNSDVDSVGGSSEDGERE from the exons TCCAACTCCTCAAGTCCACTGACCTGGGCCGGCACAGCCTGCTCTACCTCAAAGAGATCGGACATGGCTGGTTCGGGAAG GTCCTCCTGGGCGAGGTCAATGCGAGTCTCAGCACGACTCAGGTAGTGGTGAAGGAGCTGAAGGCGAGTGCCAGCGTGCAGGACCAGATGCAGTTCCTGGAAGAGGTGCAGCCTTACAG GTCCCTTCAGCACCCCCATGTCCTGCAGTGTCTGGCACAGTGCACAGAGGTCACTCCCTACCTGCTGGTCATGGAGTTCTGTCCACTG ggtGATTTGAAAGGATACCTGCGAAGCTGTCGGGCTGCAGACTCGATGACCCCTGACCCCTTGACTCTCCAACGAATGGCATGTGAGATCGCCTCTGGCTTGCTGCACCTGCACAAATGCAACTTTGTCCACAG TGATCTAGCCTTGAGGAACTGTTTGCTGACTGCAGAAGTGACTGTGAAGATTGGAGACTATGGGCTCTCACATAACAAGTACAAG GATGACTACTTTGTGACGGTGGATCAGGTGTGGTTGCCTCTGCGCTGGATCGCCCCGGAGCTCATCGACGAGGTCCACGGGAATCTGCTTGTAGTGGACCAGACCAAGCCCAGCAACATCTG GTCCCTTGGAGTGACGATCTGGGAGCTGTTTGAGTTGGGGAACCAGCCCTATCGGCACTATTCTGACAGACAGGTCCTCACCTATGCCGTCAAGGAACAGCAGTTGAAGCTGCCCAAACCTCTGCTCAAACTGCCCTTCTCAGAGCGCTG gtacgAGGTGCTACAGTTCTGCTGGCTGCAGCCGGACCAGCGGCCCACCGCAGAAGAGGTTCACCTCCTCCTGAGCTACCTGTGTGCCAAGGGTGCCAGCGAGGCGGAGGAGGACTTTGAGAAGCGTTGGAACTCCCTGCGGCCCAACAGCGGCAACAGCAGCACCCACAGTGCCAGTGCCTCTGTGGCCAAGCAGCctccctcttcctcttcctccttccCCCTGCTGGAGCACTTCTCAGGGGGTGATGGCTTCCACTCTGAGGCTGGGGACGACATCCTCACAGTCACAGAGACCAGCCGGGGCCTGAACTTCGAGTATAAGTGGGATCAAGCACGTCCAGAGCAGCACTATCCTTCCTCCTCAAGCAGTGGGACATTAGGGCACTCCCAGTACCAGGATATCTACTATGCTCCTGGGGGCAGGGTTAGTGGCAGTAGCTGCAgtgggggtctctctctgggagTCTCCCCTTCCTACTATGATTCCAAACCGTCGGGACTCCACACCCCGGGGATAGTGCCCATGCTGAGCGCTCACAGCCCCTCTGTCAGCAATGAATATTACATCCGTATGGAGGAGCCTAGCGAGTGCAACATTGATCTAGACTACACCATGTGCTCCTACAGCCCAGAGCTTGGCGGCAGCAATGGCAGCTTTATAGGTGGTGGGGGCGGTTCAGGAGACTGCGACAACTGCCCTAGTGAAGCCCAGCCTAATTCATATTGGTTGGAAGAGGCTTGCAAAGCCAGTGCCTACGATTCAGACACCAGTCCAGCTATCTCACTCACCATGGAGCCTCTCCTGGGCCAGATGTCTACCGCCAGCCCGGTGGAACCCTGGGAAAGCGAACAGTACTATTCCTACAAAGTGCAGGAGAAAGAGCAGGGTTACTACTACGATCAATCCTCATTGGACGGGGCTGACCACTACCTTTTGGAGGATTCCTCTGAGAATCATCGGGAGAGCTGGGGGTCTAGGAGTCTGCGTCAAGCACTTGGCGAGTTGGAGGACCCCCTTGGGGTCTCGCCATCCCTTGGTGGGCCCCAGCAGCTCTACAGAGACCCCTACATTGAAGGAAGCAGGCCAGCCCTTAGCAAGAGGTCAGCTGGAGAGTGTTACTATGACATGACAGGGTCCCTTCGCAAAAACGTGCCTGGGTCAAACATGGTATGTGTCGACATGGAGGAAGAAGATTCAGGGCTCTTCATAGGACGCCGAGACAGTGATCTGGAAGAGGTGGACATGTTTGTAGAGAAAGAAGCCTTGGTTCAGGCTAACCACTGGACATCCAACAGCTCTGCCAACAATAACAGCCTGAGCAAGCGGTCCGGAAACAATATCCAGGATGGCTATGCCAATTTTAATTTTACAATGCCTTCAGCAGGGTTTGAAGAATCCTGGCGTGTCTTCAAGTCGAAGGAGAACCTGACATATCCCGCCTCCCAATCCTTTCCCTACCTGGAAGCTGCTACATGCACAGAAGGAGGTAGAATTCCCCTGACCAATGAACACAAACTCTTCCCATCAAGCGAGTGCAATAGTTATACATACCCATGCCATGAGGAAGAGGAGAGGATGTCCCCTCCTGAGGAGCACAACACTTATCAAGAGCATGGATTTGTGGATCCTCTTTTGGGATCTGTGGTTAGGAGCTATTCCCTCAATGATTAtatcaaacagaaacaaactgtgGGGCTCAAAAAGGAAAATGGAGAAAGCTCACCCTCCACAACTTTAGGGGGCGCTGTGTCAAGCAATGTGGTGCCTGAGACAGAGCTGAACCCTGATCTTGTTAGCTTGGGAAAAGCAGGAACCCCTGTGGACAAAACAGAGCAGTCCATGAATACTGTTGTTGGCAGAAAGTCCTCTGAAAAGGAGGAAGAGAATGAAGACTGTTGTCTGTCAGAACTGAAACATCCAGCCCAAAACAGCATGAGGTCTGTCCAATCAGAAGGACTCACACCGGAAATGGCTCAGAGTACCCAGTCAGAACTGGACTCAGAAACCAGTCGGACCGCGGAGAGCGGAATGGATAAGGGTTGCTCCAGCATCAGCTTGGTGGAGATTGATGACTGCAGTGATGATGACATCACAGATGTCACCTCAGGCGTCTTTACAAATTTCCCTATGGATTATGTGGGAGATGCCCCCCCAGCTGTCAAGTCCCTACAGAAGCAGGCGGGGACCCCGGACTCCATAGAGTCCCTAGATCTGCCTTCCACCAGCAGCTTCTGTGAGTCGTTCAGCCCCTCCACCTTCCACCCCTCCAGCCAGCCCAAAGCAATAGACAGCGGCTATGACACGGAGAATTACGAGTCGCCTGAGTTTGTACTGAAGGAGCCTCACGATTCACGGGACCCTGAGGGATTTGTACAGCCCCTGGAGAAGCCTTCTGTTAGTGAAGTTCCAGGGCTagaggagacagagacagaagTTGGGGCAGAGGTGTGCCCCGGAGTGCCGCTTTCAACATCTCACAGTACAGAGCTGGGTGGGTTGAATGAGAAAAACCCCTACAGGGACTCTGCCTATTTTTCAGATTATGATGCAGAGAACGAGAAGTACTCCCGGGATGAAGGGGACAAGTTTCCAGAGAAACTGGATGATGACATTATTGTCCCAGAGCCCGGAAAAGAAGGTCCCATAGCTGACCCGGCTAGCCTGAAAGTGGAGGAAAAGGAaccacagcaacaaaaacaacaacaggagAACCATGTGGATGAGAAAGATCAGTTGCAGAACGATAATTCAGGCAGACAGTTTGATGAACAGAATCAGAGGCAAGATATTGAGGATGGTGGTGAGATTTTAGCCACTCCAGAGGTCCTGGAAGCAGAGTTTGCTACTGCTCATTCAACTCCTACTCCTTCAAGTCTGACTCCTCCTGAGATAGAGGATGAAGGTCTGGAGTTGGAGCCAGAACTCTGCAGAGATGAGCAGTATTCCGAAATCTGCACCTCTTCAATTCCCGAGGAAGCAGCTCAGCCAGAGCATCCTGGTATCCCTGATGAAGTGCAGGAACCTGGCAGCTTGGAGGGTCCTTTGGTTGAGACTTCAGGCTCTGCAATGGGGGGAGGAGcatctaaaaacaaaactgagacCAGCGACTGCAGAGAGGAAGGGGATGGGGGGGAGCCTGCAGAAGACACAACATCTACGGGTATTCCCATAGCGGACGATAGCCCTCAGCAACCCCACAGCAACTGTCCTGATGTGGAAAGCCGGGGAAAGGAGGACCCAGGAGAGGCTTCAGAGTGCCAGATGGGCAGGGTGTCCCTGGCTGATGGAGAGGAGGCAGATGAGGAGGACAGGGACTCGGAGGACAGTGAGGAGTCGGACGAGGAGCTCCGCTGCTACAACATCCAGGAGCAGAGCGAGGAGAGCGAGGAGGAGCTCCCCGCAGTGTCCATCGTGGTCAGCGACAGCAGTGAGGCGCACAACCTGCGCAGCCTCCTCAAGATGCCCAGCCTGCTCTCCCAGTCCTTCTGTGAAGAACTCGACCGAAAGAAGAAAGCCGTCTCCTTCTTCGACGACGTCACCGTCTACCTCTTCGACCAG GAGAGCCCCACGCGGGAGCTAGGAGACCACAGTTTCCCTCAGGGGGAAGAGTCCAGTGGGCAGAGCTCTGAGACAGGAGAGACACGCCCCCAGGAAAGGGTCAGAACCTCGGACGACTCATCTGATGGGAATGTCTCTGAAGAGA gcggAGGGTTCGAGTGGGATGATGACTTTCCCCTGATGCCGGTCTCTTCCTCTCCGATGTCCTCGCTGGGACCGTCCCCCATGAACCCCCCCGTGGCCCCTAGCCTCTCCCCCATAGCCCCAGAGTCGAAGCAGGGCCCCGCAGTGCAGTACTCCCGCTTCACCGTGTCTCCGTCCAGCGTCTCCCGCTTCTCAATAACGCACGTCTCCAACTCTGACGTCGACTCTGTGGGAG GGAGCAGTGAagatggagagagggagtga
- the LOC121296151 gene encoding serine/threonine-protein kinase LMTK1-like isoform X3, which translates to MSSPKHAGPWLQPCRVGPVDSAPLSELSWSSSLAVVAVSFSGLFTFIFLMLACLCCKKGDIGFKEFENTEGEEYQAEFSTLASSTSQTGPEVYVLPLTEVSLPVSKQPGRSVQLLKSTDLGRHSLLYLKEIGHGWFGKVLLGEVNASLSTTQVVVKELKASASVQDQMQFLEEVQPYRSLQHPHVLQCLAQCTEVTPYLLVMEFCPLGDLKGYLRSCRAADSMTPDPLTLQRMACEIASGLLHLHKCNFVHSDLALRNCLLTAEVTVKIGDYGLSHNKYKDDYFVTVDQVWLPLRWIAPELIDEVHGNLLVVDQTKPSNIWSLGVTIWELFELGNQPYRHYSDRQVLTYAVKEQQLKLPKPLLKLPFSERWYEVLQFCWLQPDQRPTAEEVHLLLSYLCAKGASEAEEDFEKRWNSLRPNSGNSSTHSASASVAKQPPSSSSSFPLLEHFSGGDGFHSEAGDDILTVTETSRGLNFEYKWDQARPEQHYPSSSSSGTLGHSQYQDIYYAPGGRVSGSSCSGGLSLGVSPSYYDSKPSGLHTPGIVPMLSAHSPSVSNEYYIRMEEPSECNIDLDYTMCSYSPELGGSNGSFIGGGGGSGDCDNCPSEAQPNSYWLEEACKASAYDSDTSPAISLTMEPLLGQMSTASPVEPWESEQYYSYKVQEKEQGYYYDQSSLDGADHYLLEDSSENHRESWGSRSLRQALGELEDPLGVSPSLGGPQQLYRDPYIEGSRPALSKRSAGECYYDMTGSLRKNVPGSNMVCVDMEEEDSGLFIGRRDSDLEEVDMFVEKEALVQANHWTSNSSANNNSLSKRSGNNIQDGYANFNFTMPSAGFEESWRVFKSKENLTYPASQSFPYLEAATCTEGGRIPLTNEHKLFPSSECNSYTYPCHEEEERMSPPEEHNTYQEHGFVDPLLGSVVRSYSLNDYIKQKQTVGLKKENGESSPSTTLGGAVSSNVVPETELNPDLVSLGKAGTPVDKTEQSMNTVVGRKSSEKEEENEDCCLSELKHPAQNSMRSVQSEGLTPEMAQSTQSELDSETSRTAESGMDKGCSSISLVEIDDCSDDDITDVTSGVFTNFPMDYVGDAPPAVKSLQKQAGTPDSIESLDLPSTSSFCESFSPSTFHPSSQPKAIDSGYDTENYESPEFVLKEPHDSRDPEGFVQPLEKPSVSEVPGLEETETEVGAEVCPGVPLSTSHSTELGGLNEKNPYRDSAYFSDYDAENEKYSRDEGDKFPEKLDDDIIVPEPGKEGPIADPASLKVEEKEPQQQKQQQENHVDEKDQLQNDNSGRQFDEQNQRQDIEDGGEILATPEVLEAEFATAHSTPTPSSLTPPEIEDEGLELEPELCRDEQYSEICTSSIPEEAAQPEHPGIPDEVQEPGSLEGPLVETSGSAMGGGASKNKTETSDCREEGDGGEPAEDTTSTGIPIADDSPQQPHSNCPDVESRGKEDPGEASECQMGRVSLADGEEADEEDRDSEDSEESDEELRCYNIQEQSEESEEELPAVSIVVSDSSEAHNLRSLLKMPSLLSQSFCEELDRKKKAVSFFDDVTVYLFDQESPTRELGDHSFPQGEESSGQSSETGETRPQERVRTSDDSSDGNVSEESGGFEWDDDFPLMPVSSSPMSSLGPSPMNPPVAPSLSPIAPESKQGPAVQYSRFTVSPSSVSRFSITHVSNSDVDSVGGSSEDGERE; encoded by the exons TCCAACTCCTCAAGTCCACTGACCTGGGCCGGCACAGCCTGCTCTACCTCAAAGAGATCGGACATGGCTGGTTCGGGAAG GTCCTCCTGGGCGAGGTCAATGCGAGTCTCAGCACGACTCAGGTAGTGGTGAAGGAGCTGAAGGCGAGTGCCAGCGTGCAGGACCAGATGCAGTTCCTGGAAGAGGTGCAGCCTTACAG GTCCCTTCAGCACCCCCATGTCCTGCAGTGTCTGGCACAGTGCACAGAGGTCACTCCCTACCTGCTGGTCATGGAGTTCTGTCCACTG ggtGATTTGAAAGGATACCTGCGAAGCTGTCGGGCTGCAGACTCGATGACCCCTGACCCCTTGACTCTCCAACGAATGGCATGTGAGATCGCCTCTGGCTTGCTGCACCTGCACAAATGCAACTTTGTCCACAG TGATCTAGCCTTGAGGAACTGTTTGCTGACTGCAGAAGTGACTGTGAAGATTGGAGACTATGGGCTCTCACATAACAAGTACAAG GATGACTACTTTGTGACGGTGGATCAGGTGTGGTTGCCTCTGCGCTGGATCGCCCCGGAGCTCATCGACGAGGTCCACGGGAATCTGCTTGTAGTGGACCAGACCAAGCCCAGCAACATCTG GTCCCTTGGAGTGACGATCTGGGAGCTGTTTGAGTTGGGGAACCAGCCCTATCGGCACTATTCTGACAGACAGGTCCTCACCTATGCCGTCAAGGAACAGCAGTTGAAGCTGCCCAAACCTCTGCTCAAACTGCCCTTCTCAGAGCGCTG gtacgAGGTGCTACAGTTCTGCTGGCTGCAGCCGGACCAGCGGCCCACCGCAGAAGAGGTTCACCTCCTCCTGAGCTACCTGTGTGCCAAGGGTGCCAGCGAGGCGGAGGAGGACTTTGAGAAGCGTTGGAACTCCCTGCGGCCCAACAGCGGCAACAGCAGCACCCACAGTGCCAGTGCCTCTGTGGCCAAGCAGCctccctcttcctcttcctccttccCCCTGCTGGAGCACTTCTCAGGGGGTGATGGCTTCCACTCTGAGGCTGGGGACGACATCCTCACAGTCACAGAGACCAGCCGGGGCCTGAACTTCGAGTATAAGTGGGATCAAGCACGTCCAGAGCAGCACTATCCTTCCTCCTCAAGCAGTGGGACATTAGGGCACTCCCAGTACCAGGATATCTACTATGCTCCTGGGGGCAGGGTTAGTGGCAGTAGCTGCAgtgggggtctctctctgggagTCTCCCCTTCCTACTATGATTCCAAACCGTCGGGACTCCACACCCCGGGGATAGTGCCCATGCTGAGCGCTCACAGCCCCTCTGTCAGCAATGAATATTACATCCGTATGGAGGAGCCTAGCGAGTGCAACATTGATCTAGACTACACCATGTGCTCCTACAGCCCAGAGCTTGGCGGCAGCAATGGCAGCTTTATAGGTGGTGGGGGCGGTTCAGGAGACTGCGACAACTGCCCTAGTGAAGCCCAGCCTAATTCATATTGGTTGGAAGAGGCTTGCAAAGCCAGTGCCTACGATTCAGACACCAGTCCAGCTATCTCACTCACCATGGAGCCTCTCCTGGGCCAGATGTCTACCGCCAGCCCGGTGGAACCCTGGGAAAGCGAACAGTACTATTCCTACAAAGTGCAGGAGAAAGAGCAGGGTTACTACTACGATCAATCCTCATTGGACGGGGCTGACCACTACCTTTTGGAGGATTCCTCTGAGAATCATCGGGAGAGCTGGGGGTCTAGGAGTCTGCGTCAAGCACTTGGCGAGTTGGAGGACCCCCTTGGGGTCTCGCCATCCCTTGGTGGGCCCCAGCAGCTCTACAGAGACCCCTACATTGAAGGAAGCAGGCCAGCCCTTAGCAAGAGGTCAGCTGGAGAGTGTTACTATGACATGACAGGGTCCCTTCGCAAAAACGTGCCTGGGTCAAACATGGTATGTGTCGACATGGAGGAAGAAGATTCAGGGCTCTTCATAGGACGCCGAGACAGTGATCTGGAAGAGGTGGACATGTTTGTAGAGAAAGAAGCCTTGGTTCAGGCTAACCACTGGACATCCAACAGCTCTGCCAACAATAACAGCCTGAGCAAGCGGTCCGGAAACAATATCCAGGATGGCTATGCCAATTTTAATTTTACAATGCCTTCAGCAGGGTTTGAAGAATCCTGGCGTGTCTTCAAGTCGAAGGAGAACCTGACATATCCCGCCTCCCAATCCTTTCCCTACCTGGAAGCTGCTACATGCACAGAAGGAGGTAGAATTCCCCTGACCAATGAACACAAACTCTTCCCATCAAGCGAGTGCAATAGTTATACATACCCATGCCATGAGGAAGAGGAGAGGATGTCCCCTCCTGAGGAGCACAACACTTATCAAGAGCATGGATTTGTGGATCCTCTTTTGGGATCTGTGGTTAGGAGCTATTCCCTCAATGATTAtatcaaacagaaacaaactgtgGGGCTCAAAAAGGAAAATGGAGAAAGCTCACCCTCCACAACTTTAGGGGGCGCTGTGTCAAGCAATGTGGTGCCTGAGACAGAGCTGAACCCTGATCTTGTTAGCTTGGGAAAAGCAGGAACCCCTGTGGACAAAACAGAGCAGTCCATGAATACTGTTGTTGGCAGAAAGTCCTCTGAAAAGGAGGAAGAGAATGAAGACTGTTGTCTGTCAGAACTGAAACATCCAGCCCAAAACAGCATGAGGTCTGTCCAATCAGAAGGACTCACACCGGAAATGGCTCAGAGTACCCAGTCAGAACTGGACTCAGAAACCAGTCGGACCGCGGAGAGCGGAATGGATAAGGGTTGCTCCAGCATCAGCTTGGTGGAGATTGATGACTGCAGTGATGATGACATCACAGATGTCACCTCAGGCGTCTTTACAAATTTCCCTATGGATTATGTGGGAGATGCCCCCCCAGCTGTCAAGTCCCTACAGAAGCAGGCGGGGACCCCGGACTCCATAGAGTCCCTAGATCTGCCTTCCACCAGCAGCTTCTGTGAGTCGTTCAGCCCCTCCACCTTCCACCCCTCCAGCCAGCCCAAAGCAATAGACAGCGGCTATGACACGGAGAATTACGAGTCGCCTGAGTTTGTACTGAAGGAGCCTCACGATTCACGGGACCCTGAGGGATTTGTACAGCCCCTGGAGAAGCCTTCTGTTAGTGAAGTTCCAGGGCTagaggagacagagacagaagTTGGGGCAGAGGTGTGCCCCGGAGTGCCGCTTTCAACATCTCACAGTACAGAGCTGGGTGGGTTGAATGAGAAAAACCCCTACAGGGACTCTGCCTATTTTTCAGATTATGATGCAGAGAACGAGAAGTACTCCCGGGATGAAGGGGACAAGTTTCCAGAGAAACTGGATGATGACATTATTGTCCCAGAGCCCGGAAAAGAAGGTCCCATAGCTGACCCGGCTAGCCTGAAAGTGGAGGAAAAGGAaccacagcaacaaaaacaacaacaggagAACCATGTGGATGAGAAAGATCAGTTGCAGAACGATAATTCAGGCAGACAGTTTGATGAACAGAATCAGAGGCAAGATATTGAGGATGGTGGTGAGATTTTAGCCACTCCAGAGGTCCTGGAAGCAGAGTTTGCTACTGCTCATTCAACTCCTACTCCTTCAAGTCTGACTCCTCCTGAGATAGAGGATGAAGGTCTGGAGTTGGAGCCAGAACTCTGCAGAGATGAGCAGTATTCCGAAATCTGCACCTCTTCAATTCCCGAGGAAGCAGCTCAGCCAGAGCATCCTGGTATCCCTGATGAAGTGCAGGAACCTGGCAGCTTGGAGGGTCCTTTGGTTGAGACTTCAGGCTCTGCAATGGGGGGAGGAGcatctaaaaacaaaactgagacCAGCGACTGCAGAGAGGAAGGGGATGGGGGGGAGCCTGCAGAAGACACAACATCTACGGGTATTCCCATAGCGGACGATAGCCCTCAGCAACCCCACAGCAACTGTCCTGATGTGGAAAGCCGGGGAAAGGAGGACCCAGGAGAGGCTTCAGAGTGCCAGATGGGCAGGGTGTCCCTGGCTGATGGAGAGGAGGCAGATGAGGAGGACAGGGACTCGGAGGACAGTGAGGAGTCGGACGAGGAGCTCCGCTGCTACAACATCCAGGAGCAGAGCGAGGAGAGCGAGGAGGAGCTCCCCGCAGTGTCCATCGTGGTCAGCGACAGCAGTGAGGCGCACAACCTGCGCAGCCTCCTCAAGATGCCCAGCCTGCTCTCCCAGTCCTTCTGTGAAGAACTCGACCGAAAGAAGAAAGCCGTCTCCTTCTTCGACGACGTCACCGTCTACCTCTTCGACCAG GAGAGCCCCACGCGGGAGCTAGGAGACCACAGTTTCCCTCAGGGGGAAGAGTCCAGTGGGCAGAGCTCTGAGACAGGAGAGACACGCCCCCAGGAAAGGGTCAGAACCTCGGACGACTCATCTGATGGGAATGTCTCTGAAGAGA gcggAGGGTTCGAGTGGGATGATGACTTTCCCCTGATGCCGGTCTCTTCCTCTCCGATGTCCTCGCTGGGACCGTCCCCCATGAACCCCCCCGTGGCCCCTAGCCTCTCCCCCATAGCCCCAGAGTCGAAGCAGGGCCCCGCAGTGCAGTACTCCCGCTTCACCGTGTCTCCGTCCAGCGTCTCCCGCTTCTCAATAACGCACGTCTCCAACTCTGACGTCGACTCTGTGGGAG GGAGCAGTGAagatggagagagggagtga